One segment of Brassica napus cultivar Da-Ae chromosome C3, Da-Ae, whole genome shotgun sequence DNA contains the following:
- the LOC106454363 gene encoding uncharacterized protein LOC106454363, translated as MAVYYLEKDAAEWWESRDRHVGHLVTTWAAFKKEFERKYFTPESKRRLQRQFANLVQGDKTVREYESEFMRLRRHVLRGQDDEETMVSNFMFGLKPELENRLAVGNYESLTELVEKAVNVEIGLEAEKAATKKSKQHQEGKYGGNQRSFKGKDKEKESGGPSRRSLFTGKCFNCGKIGHKSSECYGKKPGSFQSNSYNPTCFTCGKKGHISTQCSFNRPILATPITVHPPPAPPAIAPAPKRQAIGGRVYALELEDTKPPGPSKGPITGTLHVAGRPTHVLFDSGATHSFVTPEVAAEFVGSFVIDRMDVAVMTPGDQTLQARKCIRRVPLVI; from the exons ATGGCGgtgtattacttagaaaaagACGCGGCAGAATGGTGGGAGAGTAGGGATCGCCATGTAGGACATCTGGTCACCACTTGGGCGGCATTCAAAAAAGAATTTGAACGCAAGTACTTCACTCCTGAATCCAAGCGAAGGCTTCAACGTCAGTTTGCAAACTTGGTACAAGGAGATAAGACGGTTAGAGAATATGAATCTGAATTTATGCGATTGCGACGACATGTGCTGCGAGGacaagatgatgaagaaaccaTGGTATCTAACTTTATGTTTGGTCTAAAACCAGAGTTGGAAAATAGACTGGCAGTCGGAAACTACGAGAGTCTCACCGAGCTAGTGGAAAAGGCTGTGAATGTGGAGATTGGATTGGAAGCTGAGAAGGCGGCAACTAAGAAATCCAAGCAGCATCAAGAAGGAAAGTATGGTGGAAACCAAAGATCTTTTAAGGGTAAAGATAAGGAAAAGGAATCGGGAGGGCCAAGTCGACGATCTCTGTTCACAGGGAAATGCTTTAACTGTGGCAAGATAGGCCATAAGTCAAGTGAATGCTACGGGAAGAAACCTGGATCCTTTCAGTCAAACTCCTACAATCCTACATGTTTCACGTGTGGAAAGAAAGGGCACATCTCTACCCAGTGCAGCTTCAACCGTCCTATCCTAGCTACGCCAATCACTGTCCATCCTCCTCCAGCTCCACCTGCAATCGCACCAGCGCCAAAAAGGCAAGCTATAGGAGGTAGAGTTTACGCTTTAGAACTAGAGGATACTAAACCTCCAGGCCCATCTAAGGGTCCCATCACAG GAACTTTACATGTTGCAGGGCGTcccacacatgtattgttcgactccggggcaacacatagttttgtgacccCTGAGGTAGCTGCCGAGTTTGTGGGATCATTTGTGATTGACAGGATGGATGTGGCTGTGATGACTCCCGGAGACCAAACCCTCCAAGCAAGAAAATGCATCAGAAGAGTTCCGTTAGTCATTTGA
- the LOC106345671 gene encoding pectin acetylesterase 1, with product MIIFSKRKMNALLWNWSLTGLFLLSILADGVMGSDEMDLFNNFSGTNVFQKQDDGADVLMVGLTLVQTAAAEGAVCLDGSVPGYHLYRGYGSGANNWIIQLQGGAWCDSIEDCQNRKRSRVGSSTLMETPIEFKGILSNKAAENPDFYNWNKAVVRYCDGASFSGDSENKTEQLQFRGKRIFLAVMEDLIAKGMCHAKQALLNGCSSGGLAAILRCDDFSSLFPHTTKVKCMSDAGFFLDAVDISGARSIRRMYSGVVNTQGLQNTLPRTCTSHLDPTSCFFPQNIINQVKTPLFILNSAFDSWQIENSIAPPSADPSGSWHNCSSSFKCNTSQMQFLEGFRMSMLDALKTFSMSSKNGMYISSRWAHCLAGRKDTWSPGNSQPGEDTGMAVAVGDWYFERAF from the exons ATGATCATTTTTAGTAAGAGGAAAATGAATGCTCTTTTGTGGAATTGGAGTCTCACAGGACTCTTTCTCTTGAGCATTCTTGCAGATGGGGTAATGGGTTCTGATGAAATGGATTTGTTTAACAATTTCAGTGGAACAAATGTGTTTCAGAAACAAGATGATGGTGCAGATGTTCTGATGGTAGGACTCACTCTGGTCCAAACCGCTGCAGCTGAAGGAGCTG TGTGTCTGGACGGGTCAGTGCCTGGATATCATTTGTATCGTGGGTACGGTTCAGGAGCAAACAACTGGATCATTCAGTTGCAG ggggGTGCGTGGTGTGACAGCATAGAAGATTGTCAGAACCGTAAAAGGAGTCGTGTTGGATCGTCTACCTTAATGGAAACACCGATAGAGTTTAAAGGAATACTAAGCAATAAAGCCGCTGAAAATCCAG ACTTTTACAATTGGAATAAAGCAGTAGTTCGGTACTGTGATGGCGCATCCTTTAGCGGTGATAGCGAAAACAAG ACGGAACAACTTCAGTTTAGAGGAAAGCGTATATTTTTGGCCGTCATGGAAGATTTGATAGCAAAGGGAATGTGTCATGCCAAGCAG GCTTTGCTCAACGGATGTTCTTCTGGGGGTCTTGCAGCGATTTTACGCTGCGATGATTTCAGTAGTTTGTTTCCTCATACCACCAAAGTAAAATGCATGAGCGATGCTGGCTTCTTCCTCGACGC GGTTGATATATCTGGAGCTCGTTCTATAAGGCGTATGTATTCCGGTGTTGTAAACACCCAG GGTTTACAAAACACGCTTCCTCGCACATGTACGAGCCATCTTGATCCAACTTCG TGTTTTTTCCCTCAAAACATAATCAACCAAGTCAAGACACCTTTGTTTATTCTCAACTCGGCATTTGATTCGTGGCAG ATTGAGAATAGTATAGCTCCACCATCTGCTGATCCGAGTGGCAGTTGGCATAATTGTAGCTCCAGCTTCAAGTGCAACACCTCTCAGATGCAATTCTTGGAAG GTTTCAGGATGAGCATGTTAGATGCCTTAAAGACCTTTTCGATGTCAAGCAAGAACGGAATGTATATTAGCTCGCGCTGGGCTCATTGTCTAGCTGGGAGAAAAGATACTTGGTCTCCTGGAAATTCTCAACCGGGTGAAGATACG gggaTGGCTGTAGCTGTTGGAGATTGGTACTTCGAAAGagcattttga
- the LOC106454365 gene encoding pectin acetylesterase 1-like: GLRLMKAAYVPLSKGSICLDGSVPGYHLYRGYGSGANNRIIQLEGGAWCNSIKGCQNRKTSRVGSSTLMDKHISFKGILSNKASENPDFYNWNKAEIRYCDGASFSGDSENKTAQLQFRGKRIFLAVMEDLMAKGMHVACEAEQALPNECSSGGLSAILRCDDFSSLFPPTTKVKCMSDAGFFLDAVYISGARSLRRMYFGVVNTQGLQNTLPRTCTSHLDATSCFFPQNIINQVKSPLFILNSAFDSWQIESSIAPPSADPSGSWHNCSSSFKCNASQMQFLEGFKMSMLDALKTFSMSSKNGMFISSHWAHCLAERKDTWFPGNSQPGEDKGIAVAVGDWYFERAKK, encoded by the exons gggctgcgccttatgaaggctgcctacgtacccttgtcgaagggatcaa TATGTCTGGATGGGTCAGTGCCTGGATATCATTTGTATCGTGGGTACGGCTCAGGAGCAAACAACAGGATCATTCAGTTGGAG ggTGGTGCGTGGTGTAACAGCATAAAAGGTTGTCAGAACCGTAAAACTAGTCGTGTTGGATCGTCTACCTTAATGGATAAACATATAAGTTTTAAAGGAATACTTAGCAATAAAGCTTCTGAGAATCCAG ACTTTTACAATTGGAATAAAGCAGAAATTCGGTACTGTGATGGCGCTTCTTTTAGCGGCGATAGCGAAAACAAG ACGGCCCAACTTCAGTTTAGAGGAAAGCGTATATTTTTAGCCGTCATGGAAGATTTGATGGCAAAGGGAATGCATGTGGCGTGCGAGGCAG AACAA GCTTTGCCCAACGAATGTTCTTCTGGGGGTCTTTCAGCGATTTTACGCTGCGATGATTTCAGTAGTTTGTTTCCTCCTACCACTAAAGTAAAATGCATGAGCGATGCTGGCTTTTTCCTCGATGC GGTTTATATATCTGGAGCTCGTTCTTTAAGGCGTATGTATTTTGGTGTCGTAAATACCCAG GGTTTACAAAATACGCTTCCTCGCACATGTACAAGCCATCTTGATGCAACTTCG TGCTTTTTCCCTCAAAACATAATCAACCAAGTCAAGTCCCCATTATTTATTCTCAACTCGGCATTTGATTCGTGGCAG ATTGAAAGTAGTATAGCTCCACCATCTGCTGATCCGAGTGGCAGTTGGCATAATTGCAGCTCCAGCTTCAAGTGCAACGCCTCTCAGATGCAATTCTTGGAAG GTTTCAAGATGAGTATGTTAGATGCCTTAAAGACCTTTTCGATGTCAAGCAAGAACGGAATGTTTATTAGCTCGCACTGGGCTCATTGTCTAGCTGAGAGAAAAGACACTTGGTTTCCTGGAAATTCTCAACCTGGTGAAGATAAG GGGATTGCTGTAGCTGTTGGAGATTGGTATTTCGAAAGAGCAAAAAAGTAA
- the LOC125584310 gene encoding transcription factor MYB61-like, with product MGRHSCCYKQKLRKGLWSPEEDEKLLNHITHHGHGCWSSVPKLAGLQRCGKSCRLRWINYLRPDLKRGAFSPEEENLIVELHSVLGNRWSQIASRLPGRTDNEIKNLWNSSIKKKLKQRGIDPNTHKPITEADNNKPTRGSNNDHKSPSSSAATNQDFFLERPSDFSDYFGFQKLNFNSNLTPESSLCSMVPGQFSLGNMVGSVFQTPVCVKPSISLPPDNSSSTVSRGDHTASNWEFQTNNTSNFFENSGFSWSIPSSSVTKPNPNFEEVKWSEYLNTPFFNGSTVQSQSSQQIYIKSEGEYLAKVSNITDPWSQSQNENLSTPEASDVFSKDLQRMAVSFGQSL from the exons ATGGGGAGACATTCTTGCTGTTACAAACAAAAGCTGAGAAAAGGGCTTTGGTCTCCTGAAGAAGACGAGAAGCTTCTCAATCACATCACCCATCATGGCCATGGCTGCTGGAGCTCTGTCCCCAAACTCGCTG GTTTGCAGAGATGTGGAAAGAGTTGTAGATTGAGATGGATCAATTACTTGAGACCTGATTTAAAGAGAGGAGCTTTCTCTCCAGAGGAAGAGAATCTCATCGTCGAGCTTCACTCTGTTCTCGGAAACAG atggTCACAGATTGCGTCTAGACTTCCGGGAAGAACCGACAACGAGATCAAGAATCTATGGAACTCTAGCATAAAGAAGAAACTGAAGCAAAGAGGCATTGACCCGAACACACACAAACCCATCACCGAAGCTGACAACAACAAACCAACAAGAGGCAGCAACAACGACCACAAGTCTCCTAGCTCCTCTGCTGCAACTAACCAAGACTTCTTCCTGGAAAGGCCATCTGATTTCTCAGACTACTTCGGTTTTCAGAAGCTTAACTTCAACTCCAACCTTACACCTGAGTCTTCACTCTGCTCCATGGTTCCGGGGCAGTTTAGCCTCGGAAACATGGTTGGTTCTGTCTTTCAGACACCCGTTTGCGTAAAGCCTTCGATTAGTCTTCCTCCGGATAACAGTTCGAGTACTGTCTCCAGAGGAGACCATACAGCATCTAACTGGGAGTTTCAGACAAACAACACTTCGAACTTCTTCGAAAATAGCGGTTTCTCATGGTCAATCCCTTCTTCTTCAGTAACCAAACCTAATCCTAACTTTGAAGAAGTGAAATGGTCAGAGTATTTGAACACACCGTTCTTCAACGGAAGCACGGTACAGAGTCAAAGCTCTCAGCAGATCTACATCAAATCAGAGGGAGAGTACTTAGCCAAGGTTTCGAACATTACAGATCCTTGGAGCCAAAGCCAGAACGAGAATTTAAGCACACCCGAAGCTAGTGACGTGTTCTCCAAGGATCTTCAGAGAATGGCCGTCTCTTTTGGTCAGTCCCTTTAG